A portion of the Babylonia areolata isolate BAREFJ2019XMU chromosome 4, ASM4173473v1, whole genome shotgun sequence genome contains these proteins:
- the LOC143281612 gene encoding leucine-rich repeat protein 1-like, with protein MRLKCEVEAVLRPVAGCSVPKTSRSSQAILTVGKEGGSQSKNAQINMLISTGKNRNGTKYQLSGNILRLYARFVDEGKGTISLVNPAQDICIKKADPIQLKSLLTVLRMVAKGEDVSKCMSVGSVQPPSASGMKALQTTMVVTSRREYPLTTSFPSALHNLTVNGCAMKRLDPRILDLRHLKTLNLSNNLLTTLPDNPSRWTHLSELDLSSNQLSVMPPALYHTCVKDSLSVLKLNGNSLTQLPPQLCELRGLVQLHVNDNKLSALPPTIGSMSRLFIISAQRNEITQLPGSITKLRLESLDLFGNPIQQLKQSMLVCSNVGVPSLREVTSRFIRTQGLTYTEKDLLPHLIFYLNNARQCWCGRYCFESCARYLQKCELSQLSSTVHAWDTVGSTSVPVESFLCSASCLEKFQNNPFTYWR; from the exons ATGCGGCTGAAATGTGAAGTGGAGGCGGTGCTGCGACCAGTGGCTGGTTGCAGTGTACCAAAGACGAGTCGTTCAAGCCAGGCAATCCTCACTGTGGGGAAAGAAGGGGGCAGTCAGTCAAAGAACGCTCAGATCAACATGCTGATTTCCACTGGCAAAAACAGGAATGGCACCAAATATCAA TTGTCCGGAAATATCCTGCGACTGTATGCTCGCTTTGTGGATGAGGGGAAGGGAACCATCAGCCTTGTGAATCCAGCACAAGACATTTGTATCAAGAAG GCTGATCCAATACAGCTGAAGAGTTTGCTGACAGTGCTGCGCATGGTGGCAAAGGGAGAGGATGTCAGCAAGTGTATGTCTGTGGGATCAGTTCAGCCTCCCTCCGCCAGTGGCATGAAAGCACTGCAGACAACGATGGTGGTCACATCACGTCGAGAGTATCCTCTCACCACTTCATTTCCCAGTGCCTTGCACAATTTGACA GTGAATGGGTGTGCAATGAAACGCTTGGATCCCAGAATTCTTGACCTCCGGCATCTGAAGACGCTCAACTTGTCCAACAATCTGCTCACCACACTTCCTGACAACCCAAGCCGCTGGACTCATCTGTCAGAACTTGACCTCTCGTCCAATCAGTTGTCAGTGATGCCACCTGCGTTGTACCACACCTGTGTGAAGGATTCTCTGTCAGTGCTCAAGCTGAACGGTAACAGCCTGACGCAGTTGCCTCCCCAGCTTTGTGAGCTCAGAGGGCTGGTACAGCTTCATGTCAACGACAACAAACTCTCCGCTCTTCCACCAACGATAG GTAGTATGTCGAGACTGTTCATCATCTCAGCCCAGAGGAATGAAATCACCCAGTTACCAGGCAGCATCACCAAACTGAGGCTGGAGTCACTGGACCTGTTTGGCAACCCCATCCAGCAGCTGAAGCAGAGCATGTTGGTCTGCTCCAATGTGGGGGTGCCCTCACTGAGAGAGGTCACGTCCAGGTTCATCAGAACACAGGG atTGACGTACACTGAAAAAGATTTACTACCTCACTTGATATTTTATCTGAACAATGCTCGTCAGTGCTGGTGTGGTCGCTACTGCTTTGAGTCATGTGCACGGTATCTTCAGAAGTGTGAGCTTTCACAGTTGTCATCCACCGTTCATGCATGGGACACAGTGGGGTCCACAAGTGTACCTGTGGAATCCTTTCTGTGCTCAGCATCCTGCTTAGAAAAGTTCCAGAATAATCCATTTACATACTGGAGGTAG